Within Acidimicrobiales bacterium, the genomic segment CATCGGCACCATGGCGCACCCGAGTGTGGAATACGGGCAGTACGGCAACCACGCCGAGATCGTCTTTCGCGACTGTCGTGTACCTGGCGATCATCTAGTCGGCCGGCCGGGCGACGGCTTTGTCCTTGCCCAACAACGACTCGGCGGCGGGCGTATTCACCACGCCATGCGATGGCTGGGGCAGGCCCAAAGGGCGCTCGACATCCTTTGTGAGCGTGCGGTGTCGAGAGAGTCGCACGGAGCTTTGCTGGCTCAACATCAGATGGTGCAGGACTACGTCGCCCTCTCCCACATGGAGATACAGGCCGCCCGGCTGCTCACCTTCCAAACAGCGTGGAAGATGGACCGCCACGGGGCAGCGGCGGTGCGCGCCGATCTCGGAATGATCAAGGCGCACGTGTCGAAGGTCGTGCTCTCCGTTCTCGACCGCACGATCCAGGTCTGCGGAGCTCTCGGATACTCGAGCGACCTTCCGGTCGAGGCCTGGTACCGCTCGACTCGGTTCGGGCCTATCGGCGACGGTCCCGACGAGCTGCACAAGTCGGTGCTCGCCCGGACGATCCTGAAGGGTTACAAACCGGTCGAGGGCTGGCCCACCGAGCACATACCGAGCCGGCGACCTGCCGCCCAGGCCAACTGGGAACGGCTGCGGGCGGCGGCGGGAGTGTCGAGCTAACCCGTGGATTCGACCGCGCTGGCGCGATTCCTCGACGAAGCGATCGGTGATTCTGTGCCGATCGACGTCCGACCGATGGCGGGAGGTGGGTCGTGCGAGATCTTCGCAGTAGATCGAGGCGAAAACCGCTGGGTGCTTCGCCGCGCGCCGCGTCACTCGAGCTCGGCCACTGCTCACGACGTACTCCGTGAGTTCCGAATCCTCGACGCGATCAAAGACTCACGCGTGCCGATTGCGAGACCCGTGCTGTCCTGCGGCAACCCCGACGTCTTCGGGGCCCCTTTCTACGTGATGGCACGCACCGACGGACTGCCGGTGCGCTCGAGCATCCCTCCGGCATGGGCTGACGTCCCCGAGACTCACGGGCGGGCCCTCGAGGAGATGATCGACGCCCTCGCAGCGATCCATGCGCTCGACTGGCGAGACCACGGCCTCGCCGACCTGTCTCCCAAGCCGAACTACCTGGCGAACCAGATCGAACGATGGATGAAGCAGTTGGACTCCTACGTCGGCAGGCACCTTCCGCCGGCTCACGCCGCCGCCGATTGGCTCATGAGCCACCGGCCGCAGCACCATGATCTCACCCTCTGCCACGGGGACTACAAACTCGACAACCTCTTGTTCGACGCCGCGCCACCACCAAGGCTGCTGGCTGTAGTCGACTGGGAAATGGCGGCTATCGGCGATCCTCTCGTCGACCTGGCGTGGACGCTGATATTTCACCCCGGACCCGAAGGGACCATGCCGCTGGGCCGAGCAAAGGAGCCTTCCTTTAAGCCCGACGGCCTGCCAGACCGGCGAAAGTTGATCGAGCGCTACGCCAGTGCAACCGGCAGGGATACCGGAGCTATGCCGTGGTACGACGTCTTCGCGCGATGGAAGCTGGCAATCGTCCTCGAGGGCAGCTACGCGAAATACCTGCGAGGGCTGTCCGACAAGCCGATCCACGAGTTCTTCGGATCTCAGGTGGATCTGCTTCTTTCCAGCGCGGGCGACATCATCGAAGCGATGGCGTGATGCGCGCGTGGCAGGTGTCCGGCGCGGGCGAGCCGGCGGACGTTCTCCGCATGGTCGAGCTTCCCGAACCTGAGCCCGGCCCCGGGCAGATCCGGATCCGGGTCACCGCCGCAGGGATAGGTCTGCCAGACGTTCTCATGTGCCGTCACACCTATCCACTGACTCCCGCAACCGACTTCACGCCCGGGCAAGAGGCGACCGGCGTCGTCACCGCCGCCGGCGCCGACGTCGAGTGGCAACGTGGCACCTCAGTTATGGGAGTTACCAGCTTCATCGATGGCCACGGGTCCTTCGCCGAGGAGTGCCTGTTGGTAGCCGACTCTGCGTTCCCGGTGCCGAACGGGTTGACCGATGCGCAGGCAGCCGGATTCTGGATCCCGCACTTGACCGCTTGGGCCGGGCTCGTGGATCGCGGTCGGGTGGAAGCGGGTGAGTGGCTCGCAGTGCTCGGGGCCGCGGGTGGCAGCGGTATCGCGGCCGTGCAGCTGGGCCGAGCTTTAGGCGCAAGGGTGATCGCGGTCGTGAGCGACGATGCTCGTGCCGAGTTCGCTAGTCGATTGGGGGCGGAGCACGTGGCCTTACTGGGTCCCGACCTCGCCGCCCGGCTGAGGGAGATCACCGGTGGTCAAGGCGTCGACCTGCTCTATGACCCGGTCGGCGGGACCGCGGCAGAGGAGGCGTGGAGTGCTTTGGGGCGTCATGGCCGGCTGCTTGCTGTTGGCTTCGCCAGCGGCTCGTGGCCTCGCATCGAGACTCACAACTTGGTCGTGACAAATACCTCGCTGGTCGGGGTGTTCGCCGGCGGCTACTCACGCCCGGAACTCGACTCGATTCATCGATCTCTCTCCGACCTCGTCGTAAGCGGCGGTTTGCGCAACGCGGTCACCGAAGAGGTGGCGTTCGATCAACTTCCCGCCGCCGTCCAGCGACTAGCGGACCGAGCCGTCATCGGAAAGCTGGTGATGATCCCGTGAAACCCAAGTCGACCGACCTGGGGCTCGACGCTGAGGAGATCGTCACCGCTGCAGTCGAGATCTTCCGTGAATCCGGGCTCGAGGCGGTGAGCATGCGCAGC encodes:
- a CDS encoding acyl-CoA dehydrogenase family protein, coding for MAWDFETEPEFEEKLEWMRAFVDSEVVPLEPILDQIPQSEWALVQRYLQEQVRAQGLWGAFLDPKLGGPGFGQLKLALMSEIIGRSMISMTLFGVQAPDSGNMELLAHGATEEQKERWLWPNFRGEISSAFALTEPFHAGADPTVIGTTAVKDGDEWVINGHKWFITNASVADIVLVFAETNPDGRPHRHASVFVVPAGTGGMEVTRDIGTMAHPSVEYGQYGNHAEIVFRDCRVPGDHLVGRPGDGFVLAQQRLGGGRIHHAMRWLGQAQRALDILCERAVSRESHGALLAQHQMVQDYVALSHMEIQAARLLTFQTAWKMDRHGAAAVRADLGMIKAHVSKVVLSVLDRTIQVCGALGYSSDLPVEAWYRSTRFGPIGDGPDELHKSVLARTILKGYKPVEGWPTEHIPSRRPAAQANWERLRAAAGVSS
- a CDS encoding phosphotransferase family protein; its protein translation is MDSTALARFLDEAIGDSVPIDVRPMAGGGSCEIFAVDRGENRWVLRRAPRHSSSATAHDVLREFRILDAIKDSRVPIARPVLSCGNPDVFGAPFYVMARTDGLPVRSSIPPAWADVPETHGRALEEMIDALAAIHALDWRDHGLADLSPKPNYLANQIERWMKQLDSYVGRHLPPAHAAADWLMSHRPQHHDLTLCHGDYKLDNLLFDAAPPPRLLAVVDWEMAAIGDPLVDLAWTLIFHPGPEGTMPLGRAKEPSFKPDGLPDRRKLIERYASATGRDTGAMPWYDVFARWKLAIVLEGSYAKYLRGLSDKPIHEFFGSQVDLLLSSAGDIIEAMA
- a CDS encoding NADPH:quinone oxidoreductase family protein codes for the protein MRAWQVSGAGEPADVLRMVELPEPEPGPGQIRIRVTAAGIGLPDVLMCRHTYPLTPATDFTPGQEATGVVTAAGADVEWQRGTSVMGVTSFIDGHGSFAEECLLVADSAFPVPNGLTDAQAAGFWIPHLTAWAGLVDRGRVEAGEWLAVLGAAGGSGIAAVQLGRALGARVIAVVSDDARAEFASRLGAEHVALLGPDLAARLREITGGQGVDLLYDPVGGTAAEEAWSALGRHGRLLAVGFASGSWPRIETHNLVVTNTSLVGVFAGGYSRPELDSIHRSLSDLVVSGGLRNAVTEEVAFDQLPAAVQRLADRAVIGKLVMIP